The following proteins are co-located in the Pseudoalteromonas sp. N1230-9 genome:
- the mltF gene encoding membrane-bound lytic murein transglycosylase MltF yields the protein MQKLLAIFSLVLMLCACDMQQPPSQLAHIKAQNKIRVGTLAGASNYYQAPQGVQGFEYELAQEFADYVGVELEMVPFFNLSDMFSRLENGDLDVIASGLTYNTIRAKHYRFGPTYRTISQKLVYKQGRVRPREFDDLTGNLTVLAKSSHSLALQQLKQLHPTLSWNETEDMDEEELLQAVIDGEIDYTLADSHTLSLFRRYHPNLSIGFSVTRNDPIAWVLRKDGDDSLYALMVPFFGDIKQTNQLYVLEEKYFGHVRQFNYVNTLAYIEAIKETLPKYQPWFEQYAGNIDWRLLAALSYQESMWNPKAKSPTGVRGIMMLTQATAKQVGVTNRLAPEQNIKGGAEYLAQLISWIPERIPQPDRTWFALASYNVGWGHVNDARIITEQEGASPDKWADVKKRLPLLIKKRYYRKTKYGYARGDVAVKYVDNIRRYYDALVWLDENDAISNPSDEEAITQQEDPNLPDNNDKQGKPDNEQQAANTEQNKLNNN from the coding sequence ATGCAAAAGTTACTCGCTATTTTTAGTTTAGTGCTCATGTTATGTGCATGCGATATGCAACAACCGCCTTCGCAACTAGCTCATATCAAGGCGCAGAATAAAATCAGAGTTGGCACTTTAGCTGGCGCGAGTAACTACTATCAAGCACCACAAGGTGTGCAAGGCTTCGAGTATGAGCTTGCTCAAGAATTTGCTGACTATGTTGGTGTTGAGCTTGAAATGGTGCCCTTTTTTAACTTATCAGATATGTTCTCCCGCCTAGAAAATGGCGACTTAGACGTAATAGCTTCAGGACTTACGTACAATACGATTCGCGCTAAGCATTATCGCTTCGGTCCAACTTATCGCACCATTAGTCAGAAACTAGTTTACAAACAAGGCCGTGTTCGCCCCCGCGAATTCGACGATTTAACTGGCAACTTAACCGTGCTTGCAAAAAGCAGTCACTCACTTGCTTTACAGCAATTAAAACAACTTCACCCGACTTTGAGCTGGAATGAAACAGAGGACATGGATGAAGAAGAGTTATTGCAAGCTGTGATTGATGGTGAGATTGACTACACCCTCGCTGACTCGCATACATTGTCATTGTTTCGCCGTTACCACCCTAATTTAAGCATTGGCTTTTCGGTCACCCGAAACGATCCAATTGCATGGGTTTTAAGAAAAGATGGTGATGACTCTTTATATGCTTTAATGGTGCCTTTTTTCGGCGATATAAAACAAACGAACCAGCTTTACGTGCTTGAAGAAAAGTACTTTGGCCATGTGCGCCAATTTAACTATGTAAATACCCTTGCCTATATCGAAGCGATTAAAGAAACATTACCTAAATATCAGCCTTGGTTTGAACAATACGCTGGAAATATTGACTGGCGCTTACTTGCTGCACTGAGCTATCAAGAATCAATGTGGAATCCCAAGGCTAAATCGCCTACTGGGGTTCGTGGTATCATGATGTTAACTCAAGCTACAGCCAAACAAGTTGGCGTAACCAACCGTTTAGCACCTGAGCAAAATATCAAAGGTGGCGCTGAATATTTAGCCCAACTAATCTCTTGGATCCCTGAGCGAATTCCACAACCTGACCGTACATGGTTTGCACTCGCTTCATATAATGTGGGTTGGGGGCATGTAAATGATGCGCGTATTATTACCGAGCAAGAAGGTGCCAGCCCTGATAAATGGGCTGATGTGAAAAAACGTTTACCGCTTTTAATTAAAAAACGCTATTACCGTAAAACTAAATATGGCTATGCACGTGGTGATGTTGCAGTGAAATATGTTGATAATATTCGTCGTTACTATGACGCTTTGGTTTGGCTTGATGAAAACGACGCTATTTCAAACCCGAGTGATGAAGAAGCTATAACGCAACAAGAAGACCCTAATTTGCCAGATAATAACGACAAACAGGGTAAACCTGACAATGAGCAACAAGCAGCTAATACTGAACAAAACAAGTTAAACAATAACTAA
- the tadA gene encoding tRNA adenosine(34) deaminase TadA, which yields MSEQYSDEYWMEKALTFASKAEAIDEIPVGAVLVKDNQLIASGYNRSITDNDPSAHAEMIAIREGGKVLNNYRLVDCTLYVTLEPCSMCAGLLVHSRIKRLVFGAKDAKTGSAGSIMNLLQEPRLNHQVEVTSDVMGEQCGAVISAFFKRRREEKKAAKLAARNA from the coding sequence ATGAGCGAACAATATAGTGATGAGTATTGGATGGAAAAAGCCCTCACTTTTGCAAGTAAAGCAGAAGCGATTGATGAAATTCCTGTTGGTGCAGTTCTGGTAAAGGATAATCAACTCATAGCTTCTGGTTATAACCGCTCAATTACTGATAATGACCCTTCAGCCCATGCTGAAATGATAGCTATACGTGAAGGGGGTAAAGTACTTAATAACTATCGTTTGGTTGATTGTACTTTATACGTGACCTTAGAACCTTGCTCTATGTGTGCAGGATTATTGGTGCATAGCCGTATCAAACGTTTAGTATTTGGTGCTAAAGATGCAAAAACAGGATCTGCAGGGTCAATTATGAACCTATTACAAGAACCAAGACTAAATCATCAAGTTGAAGTAACCAGTGATGTAATGGGTGAACAGTGTGGGGCGGTAATTTCAGCGTTTTTTAAACGCCGTAGAGAAGAGAAAAAAGCGGCAAAGCTTGCTGCTCGCAACGCCTAG
- a CDS encoding inosine/guanosine kinase yields MKFPGRRRHKHYFPVEAKDPLTNQLNSTERLQRSYITGIDQIVVDIEAKVDQAFLDEFQLRRGMSQVIDNDITNALYDRLKLNNMVDYEFAGGTIGNTMHNYSTLADDRSVLLGVMSENIKIGSYAYRFLCNTSSRVDLDYLQPVDGPIGRCFTLIDETGERTFAISAGLMNHLRPESIDKELIENSSALVISAYLMRTQGDETMTDATMQAVKYANDAGVPVVLTLGTKFLIEQDPTWWAEFVKEHVDILAMNEEEGLAITGFEDPLLAADKALDWTDLVICTAGEKGLFMAGYVDDSFKRETEYPLLPGAIADFNRYEFSRAMRKEDCQNPIRAYSHTAPFMGGPDSIKNTNGAGDCALAAVLHDLSANVYHKLNVANSAKHQQPAMTYSSLAQISKYANRASYEVLVQHSPRLSRGLPEREDCLEQVYWDQ; encoded by the coding sequence ATGAAATTTCCTGGACGCCGCAGGCATAAACATTATTTTCCAGTGGAAGCTAAAGATCCACTTACTAATCAACTCAACTCAACGGAACGACTACAACGTAGTTACATAACCGGTATCGACCAAATTGTGGTCGACATTGAAGCTAAAGTTGATCAAGCTTTCCTTGATGAATTTCAATTGCGCCGCGGTATGTCGCAAGTCATTGATAACGATATTACCAATGCCCTATACGACCGCCTAAAGCTCAATAACATGGTCGATTATGAATTTGCTGGTGGCACTATTGGCAACACAATGCACAATTATTCGACGCTTGCTGATGACCGTTCAGTATTACTTGGCGTTATGAGTGAGAATATCAAAATTGGTAGTTATGCATACCGCTTTTTATGTAATACCTCTAGCCGCGTAGATCTTGATTATTTACAACCTGTTGATGGACCTATTGGACGCTGCTTTACCTTGATCGACGAAACGGGTGAGCGTACTTTTGCCATCAGTGCAGGCCTTATGAACCACCTTCGCCCTGAATCAATTGATAAAGAACTCATAGAGAACTCATCAGCATTGGTGATCAGCGCCTACTTAATGCGTACACAGGGCGATGAAACCATGACTGACGCAACAATGCAGGCCGTGAAGTATGCCAATGATGCAGGTGTCCCCGTGGTATTAACACTCGGTACTAAGTTCTTAATTGAACAAGACCCTACTTGGTGGGCTGAATTTGTTAAGGAACATGTTGATATTCTTGCGATGAACGAGGAAGAAGGTCTAGCCATTACAGGTTTTGAAGATCCGCTTCTTGCAGCAGATAAAGCCCTTGATTGGACTGACTTAGTGATATGTACAGCCGGCGAAAAAGGCTTATTTATGGCCGGTTATGTCGATGATTCATTCAAGCGTGAAACAGAATACCCACTTCTACCAGGTGCAATCGCAGATTTTAACCGTTACGAGTTTTCGCGCGCAATGCGTAAAGAGGACTGCCAAAACCCAATTCGTGCATATAGCCACACTGCGCCATTTATGGGTGGTCCTGATAGCATTAAAAATACCAATGGCGCAGGTGATTGCGCGTTGGCTGCGGTATTACATGATTTATCAGCGAATGTGTACCACAAACTCAATGTGGCAAACTCAGCGAAGCATCAGCAACCTGCTATGACTTACTCATCGCTTGCACAAATTAGTAAATACGCGAACCGTGCAAGTTATGAAGTACTTGTTCAGCATTCACCACGTTTATCGCGTGGTTTACCTGAACGCGAAGATTGTTTAGAGCAAGTTTACTGGGATCAGTAA
- the glsB gene encoding glutaminase B, whose translation MSQIDYQHVLDEITKEVQPLLSQGKVADYIPALAEVEPNQFAIAIHTVDGQTYCGGDCSARFTIQSVSKVMTLTLALQRYGDELWQRVGKEPSGTAFNSLTQLEFEHGIPRNPFINAGAIVTCDALYSRLSAPMHSMLESFRQLSGNPSVIIDKKVANSEYEFRHRNAAMAHLMKSFGNFNNEVDDVLWAYFNFCAIELNCVELAKAYNYLANQGKDAHGNKVLSARQNKQLNSLLFTSGLYDAAGDFGYRVGMPGKSGVSGTILAVLPNQFTIAVWAPRLNSYGNSVAGIAALERLSQKLDISIF comes from the coding sequence ATGTCACAGATTGATTATCAACATGTATTAGATGAAATAACCAAAGAAGTTCAGCCATTACTGAGCCAAGGTAAGGTTGCTGACTATATTCCTGCGCTAGCAGAGGTTGAGCCAAATCAGTTCGCTATAGCGATTCATACCGTAGACGGTCAAACTTACTGCGGTGGTGACTGTAGTGCGCGTTTTACTATTCAATCAGTTTCTAAAGTAATGACCCTGACTTTGGCGCTTCAGCGTTATGGGGATGAGCTGTGGCAGCGAGTAGGTAAAGAGCCTTCTGGTACAGCGTTTAACTCACTGACCCAACTTGAGTTTGAACACGGCATCCCACGTAACCCATTTATTAATGCTGGTGCCATTGTGACATGTGATGCGCTTTACAGTCGACTGTCTGCACCGATGCATTCTATGCTTGAATCATTTCGGCAGTTATCAGGGAATCCAAGCGTCATAATCGACAAAAAAGTGGCTAACTCTGAATATGAATTTCGTCATCGCAATGCGGCCATGGCACATTTAATGAAATCATTTGGTAATTTTAATAACGAAGTAGATGATGTCTTGTGGGCTTATTTTAATTTCTGTGCCATCGAATTGAACTGCGTTGAATTAGCAAAAGCTTACAATTACCTCGCTAATCAGGGCAAAGATGCCCACGGCAATAAAGTACTGAGTGCGAGGCAAAATAAACAACTTAATTCGCTACTGTTTACCAGTGGTTTATACGATGCTGCGGGGGATTTCGGTTACCGTGTAGGCATGCCCGGAAAATCAGGGGTATCCGGAACAATCTTAGCAGTGTTACCTAATCAGTTTACGATTGCGGTATGGGCACCACGCTTAAATTCATATGGAAACTCAGTGGCTGGGATAGCGGCTCTTGAGCGCTTATCCCAGAAACTGGATATTTCGATTTTTTAG
- the rpoH gene encoding RNA polymerase sigma factor RpoH: MSKDLYAMALTVGQQSASMDGYLQAVSTIPMLDAEKEKQLATRLQEEGDLDAAKQLIMSHLRFVAHIAKSYSGYGLPQADLIQEGNIGLMKAVKRFDPSVGVRLVSFAVHWIKAEIHEYVLKNWRIVKVATTKAQRKLFFNLRKNKKRLGWFNQAEVSTVANELGVSEKEVREMESRMSGQDMGFDLTGDDNDDAPTSTYSPVQYLTDGSADLADDIEEQQWQEQSHARLFSALKTLDERSQDIVSARWLADDKATLQELAEKYNVSAERVRQLEKTAMKKLQTAMS; encoded by the coding sequence ATGAGTAAAGATTTATACGCAATGGCACTTACTGTAGGTCAACAAAGCGCAAGTATGGATGGCTATCTTCAAGCTGTTAGCACGATTCCTATGCTTGATGCTGAGAAAGAAAAACAGTTAGCGACACGTCTTCAGGAAGAAGGTGATCTTGATGCTGCAAAGCAACTCATTATGTCACATCTTCGCTTTGTTGCTCACATTGCAAAAAGCTATTCGGGCTATGGTCTACCGCAAGCTGATTTGATTCAAGAAGGTAACATCGGTCTGATGAAAGCGGTAAAACGCTTTGACCCAAGTGTCGGTGTTCGTTTGGTCTCATTTGCAGTACACTGGATCAAAGCAGAAATTCATGAATACGTATTAAAAAACTGGCGTATCGTGAAAGTTGCAACAACTAAAGCGCAACGTAAATTATTCTTCAACCTACGCAAAAACAAAAAGCGTTTAGGTTGGTTCAACCAAGCTGAGGTTAGCACAGTTGCTAATGAGCTAGGTGTAAGTGAAAAAGAAGTACGTGAGATGGAATCACGTATGAGTGGCCAAGATATGGGCTTTGATTTAACGGGCGACGATAATGATGACGCACCGACAAGCACATATTCGCCAGTACAGTATTTAACAGATGGCAGCGCTGACCTTGCTGATGATATTGAAGAGCAGCAATGGCAAGAGCAATCTCATGCACGTTTATTCAGCGCATTAAAAACCCTTGATGAGCGCTCGCAAGATATCGTTAGTGCGCGCTGGTTAGCAGATGATAAAGCAACACTGCAAGAGCTTGCTGAAAAATACAATGTTTCAGCAGAGCGTGTTCGTCAGCTAGAGAAAACAGCGATGAAAAAATTGCAAACAGCAATGAGTTAA
- the ftsX gene encoding permease-like cell division protein FtsX, whose product MSLLFKSRSSQTEGQQKSFFASPYFFIMNLIRQGVHSLGEMWRTPLASLMTIAVLGLSLTLPATLYLVVKNVSQVSSGFEEAAEISLFVKESMTQQQTQTLVKRLALYPEIDKVEFISKGDALTEFKQVSGFGQALEYLDANPLPDVVIVTPTIRHRQPNAAEQLLKKLEAEREVDFGKLDIAWLERLNALLSLLKESVITIALLLLTSVTLIIGNTIRLSIMDKKEEIQVMKLVGATNTFIHAPFLWTGVWYGIIGGLFSFICVALMMWWLGSAVSEVAGVYETSFDLIGLTMSEFGVLVALATALGFVGSYLSVSRYIKEIEPDKV is encoded by the coding sequence ATGAGTTTATTATTCAAAAGTCGCTCAAGCCAAACAGAGGGACAACAAAAATCATTTTTTGCTTCGCCTTACTTTTTTATAATGAACCTTATTCGACAAGGTGTGCATAGTTTAGGTGAAATGTGGCGAACACCTCTTGCATCACTGATGACGATTGCTGTTTTAGGCTTGAGTTTAACTTTACCTGCCACTTTGTATTTAGTGGTTAAAAATGTATCTCAAGTGAGTAGTGGTTTTGAAGAAGCGGCAGAAATTTCGTTGTTTGTTAAAGAAAGTATGACTCAGCAACAAACGCAGACCCTAGTGAAACGTTTAGCTCTTTATCCTGAAATCGATAAAGTGGAGTTTATTTCAAAAGGGGACGCACTAACTGAGTTTAAACAGGTATCTGGTTTTGGCCAAGCACTGGAATACCTTGATGCAAATCCACTGCCTGATGTTGTTATCGTTACGCCCACCATTCGTCACCGTCAACCTAATGCAGCAGAGCAATTACTTAAAAAACTAGAGGCTGAGCGTGAGGTTGATTTTGGTAAGCTTGATATCGCGTGGCTCGAGCGTTTGAATGCGCTATTAAGTTTATTAAAAGAGAGCGTAATCACTATTGCCCTACTATTATTAACCTCTGTTACTTTAATCATTGGTAATACTATCCGCTTATCAATAATGGACAAAAAAGAAGAAATTCAAGTGATGAAGCTAGTCGGTGCGACAAACACCTTTATTCATGCGCCATTTTTATGGACAGGGGTTTGGTACGGTATTATTGGTGGCTTGTTCTCTTTTATTTGTGTTGCTCTAATGATGTGGTGGCTAGGCAGTGCGGTTAGTGAAGTGGCGGGCGTCTATGAAACCAGCTTTGATTTAATCGGTCTGACAATGTCGGAGTTCGGCGTTTTAGTTGCACTTGCAACAGCCCTCGGCTTTGTCGGGTCTTACTTATCAGTTAGCCGCTATATAAAAGAAATAGAACCCGATAAAGTATAA
- the ftsE gene encoding cell division ATP-binding protein FtsE, with the protein MINFQQVSKTYPGGHRALEKVSFHIKPGELAFLTGHSGAGKSTLLKLISLMERPSAGQVLINGVDLNAVKSRQVPYIRRDIGIIFQNHRLLERYSVFDNVALPLVIEGTHHKQIAKRVHGALDKVGLLDKAKCSPATLSGGEQQRVGIARAIVNSPPILLADEPTGNLDPELSMDILRLFEDFNHHGTTVLIATHDIGLIARMRYRSLTLKDGRMIQDPLAEETL; encoded by the coding sequence ATGATAAATTTTCAGCAAGTCAGTAAAACCTATCCGGGGGGCCACCGTGCCCTTGAAAAAGTCAGCTTTCATATTAAGCCTGGCGAGCTTGCTTTTTTAACAGGCCATAGTGGTGCTGGTAAAAGTACTTTGTTAAAGCTCATTAGCCTCATGGAGCGCCCATCAGCAGGGCAGGTACTAATAAATGGTGTGGATTTAAATGCCGTTAAATCACGCCAGGTCCCGTATATTCGTCGTGATATTGGTATTATTTTTCAGAACCATCGCCTTTTAGAGCGTTATTCTGTATTTGATAACGTTGCCTTACCACTTGTGATTGAAGGAACGCATCACAAGCAAATTGCTAAACGTGTTCATGGTGCACTGGATAAGGTTGGCTTGCTCGATAAGGCTAAATGTAGTCCTGCTACTTTATCTGGTGGTGAGCAACAGCGTGTAGGGATCGCCAGAGCGATTGTTAATTCGCCACCAATTTTATTAGCTGATGAACCAACAGGTAATTTAGATCCTGAGCTTTCAATGGATATCCTGCGCTTATTCGAGGATTTTAACCACCATGGTACAACAGTATTAATTGCAACTCATGATATTGGTTTGATTGCGCGTATGCGATACCGCAGCCTCACGTTAAAGGATGGTCGAATGATTCAAGATCCGTTAGCGGAGGAAACACTATGA
- the ftsY gene encoding signal recognition particle-docking protein FtsY, giving the protein MAKKNKFLSWFGFGKSEKQQTEQAAKEADNQKQLEEQQRIEAEKAEAERLEQERIAAEKAEAERLEQERIAAEKAEAERLEQERVAAEKAEREAEQAAAEKAEAERLEQERIAAEKAEAERLAQEQQAAEQERREQQARLAEQEAAMKLEQERVAAEKAQREAEQAAAEKAEAERLEQERIAAEKAEAERLEQERIAAEKAEAERVEQERIAAEKAQAERLEQERIAAEKVERLEQERIAAEKAEAERLEQERIAAEKAEAERLEQERIAAEKAEAERLEQERIAAEKVEAERLEQERIAEAERLEQEKAAQAAAEKPKKEGFFARLKKGLLKTRVNIGSGFASIFSGKKIDDELFEELETQLLTADLGVDTTMKLIDNLTDAADRKQLKDGDALYELMKQEMADMLKTAEQPLVVSGDKKPFVILMVGVNGVGKTTTIGKLAKQFQNEGKSVMLAAGDTFRAAAVEQLQVWGERNSIPVIAQHTGADSASVVFDAFQAAKARNVDVLIADTAGRLQNKDNLMQELEKIARVMKKIDPDAPHEVMLTIDAGTGQNAISQVKLFNECVGLTGITLSKLDGTAKGGVIFAVADKFNIPIRYIGVGEGIDDLRTFNSNDFIDALFSQDEDDA; this is encoded by the coding sequence ATGGCAAAAAAAAATAAATTCTTGTCTTGGTTTGGTTTTGGCAAATCAGAAAAACAACAAACAGAGCAAGCAGCAAAAGAGGCTGATAACCAGAAGCAATTAGAAGAACAACAGCGTATTGAAGCCGAAAAAGCGGAAGCTGAACGTTTAGAACAAGAACGTATCGCAGCAGAAAAAGCGGAAGCTGAACGTTTAGAGCAAGAGCGTATTGCAGCCGAAAAGGCCGAAGCTGAGCGTTTAGAGCAAGAACGCGTTGCTGCTGAAAAAGCAGAGCGTGAAGCTGAGCAAGCTGCTGCAGAAAAGGCAGAGGCTGAACGTTTAGAACAAGAGCGCATTGCAGCAGAAAAGGCAGAAGCAGAGCGTTTAGCTCAAGAGCAGCAAGCGGCAGAGCAAGAGCGCCGTGAACAACAAGCTCGCCTTGCTGAGCAAGAAGCCGCAATGAAATTAGAGCAAGAACGCGTTGCTGCTGAAAAAGCGCAGCGTGAAGCTGAGCAAGCTGCTGCAGAAAAGGCAGAGGCTGAACGTTTAGAACAAGAACGTATCGCAGCAGAAAAGGCAGAAGCAGAGCGTTTAGAACAAGAGCGTATTGCAGCAGAAAAGGCAGAAGCTGAACGTGTAGAGCAAGAGCGTATCGCGGCAGAGAAAGCACAAGCAGAACGCTTAGAGCAAGAGCGTATCGCGGCAGAAAAGGTAGAACGTTTAGAACAAGAACGTATCGCAGCAGAAAAGGCAGAAGCTGAACGTTTAGAGCAAGAGCGTATTGCTGCAGAAAAGGCAGAAGCGGAACGTTTAGAGCAAGAACGCATTGCTGCAGAAAAGGCAGAAGCTGAGCGTTTAGAACAAGAGCGTATTGCTGCAGAAAAGGTAGAAGCTGAACGCTTAGAGCAAGAACGCATTGCAGAAGCAGAACGTTTAGAGCAAGAGAAAGCTGCACAAGCCGCAGCTGAAAAACCAAAGAAAGAAGGTTTCTTCGCACGCCTTAAAAAAGGTCTATTAAAAACTCGCGTTAATATTGGCTCTGGCTTTGCCTCTATCTTTAGCGGTAAGAAAATAGACGATGAGTTATTCGAAGAACTAGAAACACAGTTATTAACAGCAGATTTAGGTGTTGATACAACAATGAAGTTGATTGATAACCTAACTGATGCAGCGGATCGTAAGCAGTTAAAAGATGGTGATGCTCTTTATGAGTTAATGAAGCAAGAAATGGCTGATATGCTTAAAACTGCTGAGCAGCCGTTGGTTGTATCAGGTGATAAAAAGCCATTTGTGATCTTAATGGTGGGTGTCAATGGCGTTGGTAAAACAACGACTATCGGTAAACTTGCGAAGCAATTCCAAAATGAAGGTAAGTCGGTCATGTTAGCCGCAGGTGATACCTTCCGTGCTGCAGCTGTTGAGCAGCTACAAGTATGGGGTGAGCGTAACAGCATTCCGGTCATTGCTCAGCACACTGGCGCAGACAGTGCCTCAGTTGTATTTGATGCTTTTCAAGCGGCAAAAGCACGTAATGTAGATGTGTTAATCGCTGATACAGCAGGGCGTTTGCAAAATAAAGATAACCTTATGCAAGAGCTTGAAAAAATAGCCCGCGTAATGAAAAAAATAGACCCTGATGCACCGCATGAAGTAATGTTAACAATTGATGCGGGTACGGGTCAGAATGCGATTAGCCAAGTAAAACTTTTTAATGAATGCGTTGGTTTAACCGGTATCACATTATCTAAGTTAGATGGTACGGCAAAAGGTGGAGTCATCTTTGCTGTAGCAGATAAGTTTAATATTCCAATTCGTTACATAGGTGTTGGTGAAGGAATTGACGACCTTCGCACCTTTAACAGTAATGACTTCATTGATGCGCTGTTTAGCCAAGATGAGGACGATGCATAA
- the rsmD gene encoding 16S rRNA (guanine(966)-N(2))-methyltransferase RsmD, which yields MRKKSTPNRQIKATSNKSSNGFIRIISGQFRGRKLPVKDVQGLRPTTDRIKETVFNWLMQDTRGANVLDCYAGSGGLGFEALSRFAAHTVFFELDKSAAAQLNNNIATLQLDNATVKQGNSLALLDNNDKNKKFDLVFVDPPFRQNLAEKSCLLLESNQWLTEQALIYVEVESELKSLETPSNWLLLKEKSAGQVICRLYQRAAN from the coding sequence ATGAGAAAAAAATCAACACCTAATCGCCAAATTAAAGCGACAAGCAATAAGTCAAGCAATGGCTTTATTCGCATCATTAGCGGTCAATTTCGCGGTAGAAAACTTCCGGTCAAAGATGTACAAGGCTTACGCCCAACAACGGATCGAATAAAAGAAACCGTGTTTAATTGGTTAATGCAAGATACCCGAGGTGCAAACGTACTCGATTGCTATGCAGGATCTGGAGGGCTTGGTTTTGAAGCGCTTTCTCGGTTTGCGGCACATACGGTCTTTTTTGAGCTTGATAAAAGCGCAGCAGCACAGCTAAACAACAACATAGCCACTTTGCAACTTGATAATGCCACTGTAAAACAGGGCAATAGCCTAGCGCTTTTAGATAATAATGATAAAAATAAAAAGTTTGATCTAGTTTTTGTTGACCCACCTTTTCGCCAAAACTTGGCCGAAAAAAGTTGTTTATTACTCGAATCAAATCAATGGTTAACTGAGCAAGCGTTAATTTATGTGGAAGTTGAAAGCGAACTAAAAAGCCTAGAAACTCCTAGTAACTGGTTGCTACTAAAAGAAAAATCAGCAGGACAAGTAATTTGTCGCTTGTATCAACGCGCGGCAAATTAA
- the rpsU gene encoding 30S ribosomal protein S21: MPVIKVRENEPFDVALRRFKRSCEKAGILSEVRRREHYEKPTAERKRKKAAAVKRHMKKLSRDNARRVKLY, encoded by the coding sequence ATGCCAGTAATTAAAGTAAGAGAGAACGAACCGTTTGACGTAGCACTTCGTCGCTTCAAGCGTTCATGTGAAAAAGCAGGTATCCTTTCAGAAGTTCGTCGTCGCGAGCACTATGAAAAACCAACAGCTGAGCGTAAGCGTAAAAAAGCTGCTGCAGTAAAGCGTCACATGAAGAAGCTTTCTCGCGATAACGCACGTCGCGTTAAATTATACTAA
- a CDS encoding GatB/YqeY domain-containing protein, which yields MSLLLTLKDAQKDAMKAKDKERLKPIRMVLAAIKQREIDEQITLDDDGITAVLVKLVKQRRDSYTQYIDAGREDLAEIEANEIKALEEFLPQQLSEEEIIALIDSAIADTNAAGMQDMGKVMGVIKSKAEGRADLGKISGLIKQRLTA from the coding sequence ATGAGCCTTTTATTGACGCTAAAAGATGCGCAAAAAGATGCGATGAAGGCAAAAGACAAAGAACGTCTTAAGCCTATCCGCATGGTACTTGCTGCTATCAAGCAACGTGAAATTGACGAGCAAATCACGCTAGACGACGACGGTATTACCGCTGTTTTAGTGAAGCTTGTAAAACAGCGTCGCGACTCTTACACCCAGTATATTGATGCGGGTCGTGAAGATTTAGCTGAAATTGAAGCCAATGAGATTAAAGCTCTTGAAGAATTCTTACCTCAACAATTGAGTGAAGAAGAAATCATAGCACTTATTGACTCGGCTATTGCTGATACAAATGCAGCGGGTATGCAAGACATGGGTAAGGTAATGGGAGTGATCAAAAGCAAAGCTGAAGGTCGTGCCGATTTAGGTAAGATTTCTGGCTTAATCAAGCAACGATTAACTGCCTAA